From one Sparus aurata chromosome 16, fSpaAur1.1, whole genome shotgun sequence genomic stretch:
- the lrrc9 gene encoding leucine-rich repeat-containing protein 9 isoform X1, translating to MSERQKHRGDEELVKELCMANGVSYDKIAQVGSNITSLEMFFSGFPRMVGLSFFPRLCRLTIVGQNIKHIEGLECCPLLQELWVVECHLTEISGLQNCLQLEKLYLYDNQICEIKNLELQTSLEVLWLNDNCITQIQGLNTLQNLKELNLADNDIEKIGHSLDPNVSLQNLNLSGNKINSFKELTLLARQPNLQELALKDPTSTPNPVCLLCNYATHVLYHVPGLQRLDTYDVSSKQVKDTAESTVMKKMMYYNMRVRTAQRNLAEARLRLMERKKTMLQLPEECIRTITQATKNLERELSKVPAGRKKSACMSEVGFIHLAEGDPTTDIGCDPALEHKILNKIEALKERLVLWTRRLDEIEAWYEQESVQASNMMEYTVQFLLMELESVGNIRLEEGCPTDPWFTSCCDLLLARFSQSDFKVHNITGIKINRVIRIHNSALRLRFEDKLHTLLTSEKSATFSRNYRRWLEYLFYTADPEKNNEKEDILRIVEEGFKAAEQYKALEIEGTIPLSNSLSVTEQPRIEQTLRQASQDNSEHSADTIPFRHGKLIVSKVFVGHSKPIREGDQVDRSSYPRFYSVHRNVDTNNRTAVSEERPRFSKTHTVPECGPRRRQWFVFEHELVLPEYIIYFEYITGDEEQPALLGHSPGRHDISSNDIILDKEALNMEPVLKPQPTLLSLDDKILLNVARANVLSQITVLNLHGNSLSKIKEISRLTALRHLTISFNEFTCLDDISHMPNLEFLDASFNNIVTLEGLRALGQLKQLDVRWNKLTRAREDTAVLRKHTPALLKLDTRYNPWNRPKAVRITILGRLTTLTHLDDKMVAEEEAAEAVQVAAGCKINKASLLAHSRTNSERPRSLSQLSTAQLLCLLSPASWGLSQELDIYWTAKITTLNLDSQRIPKLINLNKLVNLRWASFNDNDISKVEGLDSCSKLEELSLNNNNISTLSGLPKLHCLNKLSVDGNKLSSLDASVLDQLPNLSFLSVENNCISSLHGIHRVRSLLELYIGNNQISTSQDIYYLKGLTNLIILDLYGNPLLEKLENYRIYVVFHLPSLKALDGIAVEVTEFKSAKNMYGGRLTSDMVTEKLGHSNYTDITYLALQSCSIRTVDLCPADLFCNLLSVNLDHNNLTSFSGIIYLPKIKALCLNYNHIESILPRQKNHLTNRQILYSKVQSSGYGQQGPPKGKGETGPTCSLEPLMGSLEVLYLSHNGISNMANLQLSRLTNLKALFLQGNEISHVEGLEGLQKLRELVLDRNRIKALANNSFVGQNLLLELHLAENRIRELNHLDPLTELRKLFLGKNKLQDITELDKLEVLPSLTELSIVGNPVAKNSHYRPALVLCLSQLQVLDGVMVTLEERTRAELHSIDQPPCSHCPGTTEINLPGLLPLMPRHTPIRGISTGLQDLMHGHDVLTSNMDEAKSHYTDKNKKHRHSNGARSGQTGIPFGHIRRTGNNSTTTGLLPDGNKVIITFPIQEQDSRFPNGGKPPPT from the exons ATGAGTGAGAGACAGAAGCACCGTGGAGACGAGGAGCTGGTCAAAGAGCTA TGCATGGCCAATGGAGTGTCCTATGACAAAATTGCGCAAGTAGGAAGCAACATCACCTCCCTGGAGATGTTCTTCTCTGGTTTTCCTCGGATGGTCGGGCTTTCCTTCTTCCCAAGGCTGTGCCGGCTTACCATCGTGGGCcagaacataaaacacattGAAGGGCTTGAGTGCTGTCCTCTGCTTCAGGAGCTGTGGGTAGTCGAGTGCCATCTGACA GAAATATCTGGACTACAGAATTGTCTGCAATTAGAGAAGCTCTACCTCTATGATAATCAAATCTGTGAAATAAAGAATTTAGAATTGCAGACCAGCCTAGAAGTCCTGTGGCTTAATGATAACTGCATAACTCAGATACAG gGCTTGAACACGCTTCAAAATCTCAAAGAACTAAACCTTGCTGACAACGATATTGAAAAGATTG GACATAGCCTTGATCCTAATGTGAGCCTTCAGAATCTTAATCTGTCCGGGAACAAGATAAATTCCTTTAAG GAATTGACCCTGCTTGCCCGCCAACCCAACCTACAAGAACTAGCACTAAAGGACCCCACGTCTACCCCAAACccagtgtgtctgctgtgtaaCTATGCCACACACGTGCTTTATCACGTGCCAGGCCTTCAGCGACTCGATACCTATGACGTCTCGAGCAAGCAAGTCAAGGACACAGCGGAG tCCACAGTAATGAAGAAAATGATGTACTACAACATGCGTGTACGCACTGCTCAGAGGAACCTGGCAGAGGCCCGACTCAgactgatggagagaaagaaaactaTGCTACAGCTACCCGAAGAATGCATAAGAACAATCACTCAAGCCACCAAGAAT CTGGAACGGGAGCTGTCCAAGGTGCCAGCTGGTCGTAAGAAGTCTGCCTGCATGTCAGAGGTTGGATTCATCCACCTGGCTGAAGGAGACCCAACCACTGACATCGGTTGTGATCCTGCCTTGGAGCACAAAATCCTCAATAAGATCGAAGCACTGAAGGAGAGACTGGTGCTATGGACGAGGAGGCTGGATGA GATTGAAGCCTGGTATGAGCAGGAATCAGTCCAAGCCTCAAACATGATGGAATATACTGTCCAGTTTCTGCTGATGGAGCTAGAAAGTGTTGGAAATATTCGTTTGGAAGAGGGCTGCCCGACAGACCCTTG GTTCACTTCCTGTTGCGACCTGTTGCTGGCCCGCTTCTCTCAGTCAGACTTTAAGGTTCACAACATCACTGGGATTAAGATCAATCGAGTCATCCGCATCCACAACAGTGCTTTGAGACTTCGCTTTGAGGACAAGCTCCACACCCTTCTAACCAGCGAAAAGTCTGCTACCTTTTCACG GAATTACAGGCGTTGGCTGGAGTACTTGTTCTACACAGCTGaccctgagaaaaataatgagaaGGAGGACATTTTGCGCATTGTAGAAGAAGGCTTCAAAGCAGCAGAACAATATAAG GCCTTGGAAATAGAGGGTACTATACCTTTATCGAATAGCCTTAGTGTGACCGAACAGCCCAGAATTGAACAGACACTGCGCCAGGCCAGCCAAGACAATTCTGAGCACAGTGCGGATACAATCCCCTTCAGGCACG GTAAGCTTATTGTTTCCAAAGTGTTCGTGGGCCACAGCAAGCCTATTCGAGAGGGAGATCAGGTAGACAGGAGCAGCTATCCCAGATTCTACTCTGTGCATCGCAATGTAGACACCAACAACAGAACTGCAGTGAGTGAAG AGAGACCTCGcttctccaaaacacacactgtccctGAGTGCGGTCCCAGACGAAGACAGTGGTTTGTGTTCGAACATGAGCTTGTCCTGCCTGAGTACATCATATATTTTGAATACATCACCGGG GATGAAGAACAACCTGCATTGCTGGGCCACAGTCCAGGCAGACATGATATCTCTTCCAATGATATTATCCTTGACAAGGAAGCCCTCAACATGGAACCTGTGCTGAAACCACAGCCCACATTGTTGAGTTTGGATGATAAAATTCTTCTTAATGTGGCCAGAGCCAATGTCCTCAGTCAGATCACT GTGTTGAACCTTCATGGCAACAGTCTGAGCAAAATAAAGGAGATTTCCCGCCTCACAGCTCTGCGGCATCTTACCATCAGCTTCAATGAGTTCACATGCCTGGATGACATTTCTCACatg CCCAACCTTGAGTTTTTAGATGCTAGCTTTAACAACATAGTGACCCTGGAAGGGCTGAGGGCCTTGGGACAGCTCAAACAGCTTGATGTGCGCTGGAACAAGTTGACCAGGGCCAGAGAGGATACGGCTGtgctgagaaaacacacacctgctctgcTGAAGCTTGACACCCGATACAACCCCTGGAACAGA cccAAAGCAGTCAGAATAACCATACTGGGCCGTCTCACGACTCTCACACACCTGGACGATAAGATGGTtgcagaggaggaggctgctgagGCTGTTCAGGTGGCTGCTGGATGCAAAATTAACAAG GCATCTCTTCTGGCTCACTCACGGACCAACAGTGAGCGTCCCCGCAGTCTCAGTCAGCTGTCAACAGCTCAGCTCCTGTGTCTTCTCAGTCCTGCATCCTGGGGCCTCAGTCAAGAACTGGATATATACTGGACTGCAAAG ATCACCACCCTGAATTTGGACAGCCAGAGGATTCCTAAATTGATCAATCTGAATAAGCTGGTCAACCTACGTTGGGCCTCCTTTAATGATAATGACATTTCTAAAGTGGAGGGTCTTGACAGCTGCTCCAAGCTGGAGGAGCTTtccctcaacaacaacaacatcagtaCACTCAGTG GCCTGCCAAAACTCCACTGCCTGAATAAACTGAGCGTAGATGGCAATAAGCTGTCCAGTCTTGATGCTTCAGTCCTAGATCAGCTACCCAACCTGTCCTTCCTGTCTGTGGAGAACAACTGTATCAGTTCCCTGCATGGCATCCACAGAGTTCGCTCCCTCCTTGAGCTGTACATTGGCAACAACCAAATTTCCACGTCACAAGACATCTACTATCTGAAG GGATTGACAAATCTCATAATTCTGGACCTTTATGGGAATCCTTTATTGGAGAAACTGGAAAACTATCGGATTTATGTTGTTTTCCATCTTCCCTCTCTAAAAGCTCTGGATGGAATTGCAGTG GAGGTAACTGAGTTTAAAAGTGCAAAGAACATGTATGGAGGAAGACTAACCAGCGACATGGTAACAGAGAAGCTGGGCCACTCAAACTACACAGACATCACCTACCTCGCCCTGCAGTCCTGCTCCATTAG GACGGTTGACCTGTGTCCGGCAGACCTTTTCTGTAACCTGCTTAGTGTCAACTTAGACCACAACAACCTCACCTCTTTCTCCGGCATCATCTACCTGCCCAAGATCAAA GCTCTGTGTCTAAACTACAACCACATTGAGTCCATCCTGCCCAGACAGAAGAATCAtctgacaaacagacagataCTGTACAGCAAAGTTCAGTCTAGTGGTTATGGCCAACAGGGCCCACCCAAAGGCAAAGG GGAAACTGGGCCCACTTGCAGTCTGGAGCCACTGATGGGCAGCCTGGAGGTGCTGTATTTGAGTCACAATGGAATCTCCAATATGGCCAATCTGCAGCTCAGCAGGCTCACCAATCTTAAAGCGCTCTTTCTTCAAG GTAATGAGATCAGCCATGTGGAAGGACTGGAGGGGCTTCAAAAGCTCAGAGAGCTTGTGTTAGACAGGAACCGGATCAAAGCTCTGGCCAATAATTCCTTCGTAGGCCAGAACCTCCTGCTAGAACTGCACCTAGCAGAGAACCGGATCCGGGAGCTCAACCATCTAGATCCTTTGACTGAGCTCCGCAAGCTCTTTCTTGGCAAGAACAAGCTGCAG GACATCACAGAGCTTGACAAACTAGAAGTCCTTCCTTCACTGACGGAGCTCTCCATCGTTGGCAATCCT gtggCCAAAAATTCTCACTACAGACCAGCATTGGTGCTCTGTCTGTCACAGCTGCAAGTGCTGGATGGAGTGATGGTTACCCTTGAGGAAAGGACCAGAGCTGAACTCCATAGTATTGATCAACCA CCATGCTCCCACTGCCCTGGTACAACTGAAATAAACCTACCTGGCCTGCTACCCCTCATGCCCCGACACACCCCAATAAGAGGAATAAGTACAGGACTGCAGGACCTCATGCACGGCCATGATGTCCTGACAAGTAACATGGACGAGGCCAAATCCCATTACACTGACAAAA ACAAGAAGCACAGGCACAGTAATGGTGCTCGAAGTGGCCAAACTGGCATCCCCTTT
- the lrrc9 gene encoding leucine-rich repeat-containing protein 9 isoform X3 has protein sequence MSERQKHRGDEELVKELCMANGVSYDKIAQVGSNITSLEMFFSGFPRMVGLSFFPRLCRLTIVGQNIKHIEGLECCPLLQELWVVECHLTEISGLQNCLQLEKLYLYDNQICEIKNLELQTSLEVLWLNDNCITQIQGLNTLQNLKELNLADNDIEKIGHSLDPNVSLQNLNLSGNKINSFKELTLLARQPNLQELALKDPTSTPNPVCLLCNYATHVLYHVPGLQRLDTYDVSSKQVKDTAESTVMKKMMYYNMRVRTAQRNLAEARLRLMERKKTMLQLPEECIRTITQATKNLERELSKVPAGRKKSACMSEVGFIHLAEGDPTTDIGCDPALEHKILNKIEALKERLVLWTRRLDEIEAWYEQESVQASNMMEYTVQFLLMELESVGNIRLEEGCPTDPWFTSCCDLLLARFSQSDFKVHNITGIKINRVIRIHNSALRLRFEDKLHTLLTSEKSATFSRNYRRWLEYLFYTADPEKNNEKEDILRIVEEGFKAAEQYKALEIEGTIPLSNSLSVTEQPRIEQTLRQASQDNSEHSADTIPFRHGKLIVSKVFVGHSKPIREGDQVDRSSYPRFYSVHRNVDTNNRTAVSEERPRFSKTHTVPECGPRRRQWFVFEHELVLPEYIIYFEYITGDEEQPALLGHSPGRHDISSNDIILDKEALNMEPVLKPQPTLLSLDDKILLNVARANVLSQITVLNLHGNSLSKIKEISRLTALRHLTISFNEFTCLDDISHMPNLEFLDASFNNIVTLEGLRALGQLKQLDVRWNKLTRAREDTAVLRKHTPALLKLDTRYNPWNRPKAVRITILGRLTTLTHLDDKMVAEEEAAEAVQVAAGCKINKASLLAHSRTNSERPRSLSQLSTAQLLCLLSPASWGLSQELDIYWTAKITTLNLDSQRIPKLINLNKLVNLRWASFNDNDISKVEGLDSCSKLEELSLNNNNISTLSGLPKLHCLNKLSVDGNKLSSLDASVLDQLPNLSFLSVENNCISSLHGIHRVRSLLELYIGNNQISTSQDIYYLKGLTNLIILDLYGNPLLEKLENYRIYVVFHLPSLKALDGIAVEVTEFKSAKNMYGGRLTSDMVTEKLGHSNYTDITYLALQSCSIRTVDLCPADLFCNLLSVNLDHNNLTSFSGIIYLPKIKALCLNYNHIESILPRQKNHLTNRQILYSKVQSSGYGQQGPPKGKGETGPTCSLEPLMGSLEVLYLSHNGISNMANLQLSRLTNLKALFLQGNEISHVEGLEGLQKLRELVLDRNRIKALANNSFVGQNLLLELHLAENRIRELNHLDPLTELRKLFLGKNKLQDITELDKLEVLPSLTELSIVGNPVAKNSHYRPALVLCLSQLQVLDGVMVTLEERTRAELHSIDQPPCSHCPGTTEINLPGLLPLMPRHTPIRGISTGLQDLMHGHDVLTSNMDEAKSHYTDKNKKHRHSNGARSGQTGIPFGHIRRTGNNSTTTGLLPDGNKVIITFPIQEQDSRSTNLNQ, from the exons ATGAGTGAGAGACAGAAGCACCGTGGAGACGAGGAGCTGGTCAAAGAGCTA TGCATGGCCAATGGAGTGTCCTATGACAAAATTGCGCAAGTAGGAAGCAACATCACCTCCCTGGAGATGTTCTTCTCTGGTTTTCCTCGGATGGTCGGGCTTTCCTTCTTCCCAAGGCTGTGCCGGCTTACCATCGTGGGCcagaacataaaacacattGAAGGGCTTGAGTGCTGTCCTCTGCTTCAGGAGCTGTGGGTAGTCGAGTGCCATCTGACA GAAATATCTGGACTACAGAATTGTCTGCAATTAGAGAAGCTCTACCTCTATGATAATCAAATCTGTGAAATAAAGAATTTAGAATTGCAGACCAGCCTAGAAGTCCTGTGGCTTAATGATAACTGCATAACTCAGATACAG gGCTTGAACACGCTTCAAAATCTCAAAGAACTAAACCTTGCTGACAACGATATTGAAAAGATTG GACATAGCCTTGATCCTAATGTGAGCCTTCAGAATCTTAATCTGTCCGGGAACAAGATAAATTCCTTTAAG GAATTGACCCTGCTTGCCCGCCAACCCAACCTACAAGAACTAGCACTAAAGGACCCCACGTCTACCCCAAACccagtgtgtctgctgtgtaaCTATGCCACACACGTGCTTTATCACGTGCCAGGCCTTCAGCGACTCGATACCTATGACGTCTCGAGCAAGCAAGTCAAGGACACAGCGGAG tCCACAGTAATGAAGAAAATGATGTACTACAACATGCGTGTACGCACTGCTCAGAGGAACCTGGCAGAGGCCCGACTCAgactgatggagagaaagaaaactaTGCTACAGCTACCCGAAGAATGCATAAGAACAATCACTCAAGCCACCAAGAAT CTGGAACGGGAGCTGTCCAAGGTGCCAGCTGGTCGTAAGAAGTCTGCCTGCATGTCAGAGGTTGGATTCATCCACCTGGCTGAAGGAGACCCAACCACTGACATCGGTTGTGATCCTGCCTTGGAGCACAAAATCCTCAATAAGATCGAAGCACTGAAGGAGAGACTGGTGCTATGGACGAGGAGGCTGGATGA GATTGAAGCCTGGTATGAGCAGGAATCAGTCCAAGCCTCAAACATGATGGAATATACTGTCCAGTTTCTGCTGATGGAGCTAGAAAGTGTTGGAAATATTCGTTTGGAAGAGGGCTGCCCGACAGACCCTTG GTTCACTTCCTGTTGCGACCTGTTGCTGGCCCGCTTCTCTCAGTCAGACTTTAAGGTTCACAACATCACTGGGATTAAGATCAATCGAGTCATCCGCATCCACAACAGTGCTTTGAGACTTCGCTTTGAGGACAAGCTCCACACCCTTCTAACCAGCGAAAAGTCTGCTACCTTTTCACG GAATTACAGGCGTTGGCTGGAGTACTTGTTCTACACAGCTGaccctgagaaaaataatgagaaGGAGGACATTTTGCGCATTGTAGAAGAAGGCTTCAAAGCAGCAGAACAATATAAG GCCTTGGAAATAGAGGGTACTATACCTTTATCGAATAGCCTTAGTGTGACCGAACAGCCCAGAATTGAACAGACACTGCGCCAGGCCAGCCAAGACAATTCTGAGCACAGTGCGGATACAATCCCCTTCAGGCACG GTAAGCTTATTGTTTCCAAAGTGTTCGTGGGCCACAGCAAGCCTATTCGAGAGGGAGATCAGGTAGACAGGAGCAGCTATCCCAGATTCTACTCTGTGCATCGCAATGTAGACACCAACAACAGAACTGCAGTGAGTGAAG AGAGACCTCGcttctccaaaacacacactgtccctGAGTGCGGTCCCAGACGAAGACAGTGGTTTGTGTTCGAACATGAGCTTGTCCTGCCTGAGTACATCATATATTTTGAATACATCACCGGG GATGAAGAACAACCTGCATTGCTGGGCCACAGTCCAGGCAGACATGATATCTCTTCCAATGATATTATCCTTGACAAGGAAGCCCTCAACATGGAACCTGTGCTGAAACCACAGCCCACATTGTTGAGTTTGGATGATAAAATTCTTCTTAATGTGGCCAGAGCCAATGTCCTCAGTCAGATCACT GTGTTGAACCTTCATGGCAACAGTCTGAGCAAAATAAAGGAGATTTCCCGCCTCACAGCTCTGCGGCATCTTACCATCAGCTTCAATGAGTTCACATGCCTGGATGACATTTCTCACatg CCCAACCTTGAGTTTTTAGATGCTAGCTTTAACAACATAGTGACCCTGGAAGGGCTGAGGGCCTTGGGACAGCTCAAACAGCTTGATGTGCGCTGGAACAAGTTGACCAGGGCCAGAGAGGATACGGCTGtgctgagaaaacacacacctgctctgcTGAAGCTTGACACCCGATACAACCCCTGGAACAGA cccAAAGCAGTCAGAATAACCATACTGGGCCGTCTCACGACTCTCACACACCTGGACGATAAGATGGTtgcagaggaggaggctgctgagGCTGTTCAGGTGGCTGCTGGATGCAAAATTAACAAG GCATCTCTTCTGGCTCACTCACGGACCAACAGTGAGCGTCCCCGCAGTCTCAGTCAGCTGTCAACAGCTCAGCTCCTGTGTCTTCTCAGTCCTGCATCCTGGGGCCTCAGTCAAGAACTGGATATATACTGGACTGCAAAG ATCACCACCCTGAATTTGGACAGCCAGAGGATTCCTAAATTGATCAATCTGAATAAGCTGGTCAACCTACGTTGGGCCTCCTTTAATGATAATGACATTTCTAAAGTGGAGGGTCTTGACAGCTGCTCCAAGCTGGAGGAGCTTtccctcaacaacaacaacatcagtaCACTCAGTG GCCTGCCAAAACTCCACTGCCTGAATAAACTGAGCGTAGATGGCAATAAGCTGTCCAGTCTTGATGCTTCAGTCCTAGATCAGCTACCCAACCTGTCCTTCCTGTCTGTGGAGAACAACTGTATCAGTTCCCTGCATGGCATCCACAGAGTTCGCTCCCTCCTTGAGCTGTACATTGGCAACAACCAAATTTCCACGTCACAAGACATCTACTATCTGAAG GGATTGACAAATCTCATAATTCTGGACCTTTATGGGAATCCTTTATTGGAGAAACTGGAAAACTATCGGATTTATGTTGTTTTCCATCTTCCCTCTCTAAAAGCTCTGGATGGAATTGCAGTG GAGGTAACTGAGTTTAAAAGTGCAAAGAACATGTATGGAGGAAGACTAACCAGCGACATGGTAACAGAGAAGCTGGGCCACTCAAACTACACAGACATCACCTACCTCGCCCTGCAGTCCTGCTCCATTAG GACGGTTGACCTGTGTCCGGCAGACCTTTTCTGTAACCTGCTTAGTGTCAACTTAGACCACAACAACCTCACCTCTTTCTCCGGCATCATCTACCTGCCCAAGATCAAA GCTCTGTGTCTAAACTACAACCACATTGAGTCCATCCTGCCCAGACAGAAGAATCAtctgacaaacagacagataCTGTACAGCAAAGTTCAGTCTAGTGGTTATGGCCAACAGGGCCCACCCAAAGGCAAAGG GGAAACTGGGCCCACTTGCAGTCTGGAGCCACTGATGGGCAGCCTGGAGGTGCTGTATTTGAGTCACAATGGAATCTCCAATATGGCCAATCTGCAGCTCAGCAGGCTCACCAATCTTAAAGCGCTCTTTCTTCAAG GTAATGAGATCAGCCATGTGGAAGGACTGGAGGGGCTTCAAAAGCTCAGAGAGCTTGTGTTAGACAGGAACCGGATCAAAGCTCTGGCCAATAATTCCTTCGTAGGCCAGAACCTCCTGCTAGAACTGCACCTAGCAGAGAACCGGATCCGGGAGCTCAACCATCTAGATCCTTTGACTGAGCTCCGCAAGCTCTTTCTTGGCAAGAACAAGCTGCAG GACATCACAGAGCTTGACAAACTAGAAGTCCTTCCTTCACTGACGGAGCTCTCCATCGTTGGCAATCCT gtggCCAAAAATTCTCACTACAGACCAGCATTGGTGCTCTGTCTGTCACAGCTGCAAGTGCTGGATGGAGTGATGGTTACCCTTGAGGAAAGGACCAGAGCTGAACTCCATAGTATTGATCAACCA CCATGCTCCCACTGCCCTGGTACAACTGAAATAAACCTACCTGGCCTGCTACCCCTCATGCCCCGACACACCCCAATAAGAGGAATAAGTACAGGACTGCAGGACCTCATGCACGGCCATGATGTCCTGACAAGTAACATGGACGAGGCCAAATCCCATTACACTGACAAAA ACAAGAAGCACAGGCACAGTAATGGTGCTCGAAGTGGCCAAACTGGCATCCCCTTT